The following are encoded together in the Kribbella sp. CA-293567 genome:
- a CDS encoding DUF3558 family protein — protein MRYPVLLLAAVLSVAGCAAGEPTTYGPTTAGPTVRPKTSAPVPEDTLPAIEEETEAPPKPLCEMFTTAEISATLGLPVRKAVMSKGGGYVTCTWATVKPVDGPGAVSITRGDGALYPAYSQKVIAEAKAKKARGRKLLEGVGDQGFAIGASVSGVPIWYAVVEHAGVLTGVQTSGAGSKASVGTIKEFMIEVLARG, from the coding sequence GTGCGTTACCCAGTGCTCTTGCTCGCGGCGGTGCTCTCGGTCGCGGGGTGCGCGGCCGGGGAGCCGACCACCTACGGACCGACCACCGCCGGGCCGACCGTGCGGCCGAAGACCTCCGCGCCGGTGCCCGAGGACACGCTGCCGGCGATCGAGGAGGAGACCGAGGCGCCGCCCAAGCCGCTGTGCGAGATGTTCACGACGGCGGAGATCAGCGCGACGCTCGGGTTGCCGGTGCGCAAGGCCGTGATGAGCAAGGGCGGCGGCTACGTCACCTGCACCTGGGCGACGGTGAAGCCGGTGGACGGGCCGGGCGCGGTCAGCATCACCCGCGGTGACGGCGCGCTCTATCCGGCGTACTCGCAGAAGGTCATCGCCGAGGCCAAGGCGAAGAAGGCGCGCGGCCGCAAACTGCTCGAGGGGGTCGGCGACCAGGGCTTCGCGATCGGAGCGTCGGTCAGTGGCGTGCCGATCTGGTACGCCGTGGTCGAGCACGCCGGTGTGCTGACCGGCGTGCAGACCTCCGGTGCGGGCAGCAAGGCCAGCGTGGGCACGATCAAGGAGTTCATGATCGAGGTGCTGGCGCGGGGCTGA
- a CDS encoding aconitate hydratase: protein MASVDSFGAKGALEVNGTSYEIFRLAGIEGAETLPYSLKVLLENLLRTEDGANITAEHISKLGNWDANAAPDTEIQFTPARVIMQDFTGVPCVVDLATMREAVAELGGDPTKINPLAPAELVIDHSVIIDVFGRQDAFERNVELEYGRNKERYQFLRWGQSAFDEFKVVPPGTGIVHQVNIEHLARTVMVRNGQAYPDTCVGTDSHTTMVNGLGVLGWGVGGIEAEAAMLGQPVSMLIPKVVGFKLTGSVPAGATATDVVLTITQMLRKHGVVGKFVEFYGDGVTAVPLANRATIGNMSPEFGSTCAIFPIDEVTLEYLRLTGRGDDEVALVEAYAKEQGLWHNAEIEPRFSEYLELDLSTVVPSIAGPKRPQDRVALSEAKEGFRGALADYVPEEDKVGQTASEAVPSLADESVVESFPASDPPANGRNHAEEAQPHAPHPADGRPVKKTKISLNGQEIELDHGHVVIASITSCTNTSNPSVMLAAALLAKKAVDKGLTSKPWVKTSLAPGSKVVTDYYDKAGVTPYLEKLGFHLVGYGCTTCIGNSGPLPEEVSAGVQEADLAVVSVLSGNRNFEGRINPDVKMNYLASPPLVIAYALAGTMDFDFETDALGQDTDGNDVFLKDIWPTADEVEQVIATSINREMFTKDYADVFAGDERWQSLPTPEGKTFDWDPESTYVRKPPYFDGMAKEPSPVTDITGARVLAKLGDSVTTDHISPAGSIKADGPAGKYLAEHGVDRKDYNSYGSRRGNHEVMIRGTFANIRLRNQIAPGTEGGFTRDFTKDDAPVTSIYEASEAYLAAGTPLVILAGKEYGSGSSRDWAAKGTALLGAKAVITESFERIHRSNLIGMGVLPLQYPEGENAESLGLTGEETFDITGVTALNDGTVPRTVHVKVTGTDGSVKEFDAVVRIDTPGEADYYRNGGILQYVLRSLIAN from the coding sequence ATGGCCAGCGTCGACAGCTTCGGTGCCAAGGGTGCACTCGAGGTCAACGGAACGTCGTACGAGATCTTCAGGTTGGCGGGTATCGAGGGCGCTGAGACGCTGCCGTACTCGCTCAAGGTGCTGCTCGAGAACCTGCTGCGCACCGAGGACGGCGCGAACATCACCGCCGAGCACATCAGCAAGCTCGGCAACTGGGACGCGAACGCGGCGCCGGACACCGAGATCCAGTTCACCCCCGCCCGGGTGATCATGCAGGACTTCACCGGGGTGCCGTGTGTCGTCGACCTGGCCACCATGCGGGAGGCCGTCGCCGAGCTCGGGGGCGACCCGACCAAGATCAACCCGCTGGCGCCCGCCGAGCTGGTGATCGACCACTCCGTCATCATCGACGTCTTCGGCCGGCAGGACGCCTTCGAGCGCAACGTCGAGCTGGAGTACGGGCGCAACAAGGAGCGGTACCAGTTCCTGCGCTGGGGCCAGTCGGCCTTCGACGAGTTCAAGGTCGTCCCGCCGGGCACCGGCATCGTGCACCAGGTCAACATCGAGCACCTGGCCCGCACGGTGATGGTCCGCAACGGACAGGCGTACCCCGACACCTGTGTCGGCACCGACTCGCACACCACGATGGTCAACGGCCTCGGCGTGCTCGGCTGGGGCGTCGGCGGCATCGAGGCCGAGGCCGCGATGCTCGGCCAGCCGGTGAGCATGCTGATCCCGAAGGTCGTCGGCTTCAAGCTGACCGGCTCGGTACCGGCCGGCGCGACCGCGACCGACGTCGTGCTGACCATCACCCAGATGCTGCGCAAGCACGGCGTGGTCGGCAAGTTCGTCGAGTTCTACGGCGACGGCGTCACCGCGGTGCCGCTGGCCAACCGCGCCACCATCGGCAACATGAGCCCCGAGTTCGGCTCCACCTGCGCGATCTTCCCGATCGACGAGGTCACCCTGGAGTACCTGCGCCTGACCGGTCGCGGCGACGACGAGGTCGCCCTCGTCGAGGCCTACGCCAAGGAGCAGGGCCTGTGGCACAACGCCGAGATCGAGCCGCGCTTCTCGGAGTACCTCGAGCTCGACCTGTCCACCGTGGTGCCGTCGATCGCCGGCCCGAAGCGCCCGCAGGACCGGGTCGCGCTGAGCGAGGCCAAGGAAGGCTTCCGCGGCGCCCTGGCCGACTACGTGCCGGAGGAGGACAAGGTCGGTCAGACCGCGTCGGAGGCCGTCCCGTCGCTCGCCGACGAGAGTGTGGTCGAGTCGTTCCCGGCCAGTGACCCGCCGGCCAACGGCCGCAACCACGCCGAGGAGGCGCAGCCGCACGCGCCGCACCCGGCCGACGGCCGCCCGGTGAAGAAGACCAAGATCAGCCTGAACGGCCAGGAGATCGAGCTCGACCACGGCCACGTCGTGATCGCCAGCATCACCTCCTGCACCAACACCTCGAACCCGTCGGTGATGCTGGCCGCCGCGTTGCTGGCCAAGAAGGCCGTCGACAAGGGCCTGACCAGCAAGCCGTGGGTGAAGACCTCGCTGGCGCCGGGCTCGAAGGTGGTCACCGACTACTACGACAAGGCCGGCGTCACGCCGTACCTCGAGAAGCTCGGGTTCCACCTGGTCGGCTACGGCTGCACCACCTGCATCGGCAACTCGGGCCCGCTGCCCGAGGAGGTCTCGGCCGGGGTCCAGGAAGCTGACCTCGCGGTCGTCTCGGTGCTGTCCGGCAACCGCAACTTCGAGGGCCGGATCAACCCGGACGTGAAGATGAACTACCTGGCCTCGCCGCCGCTGGTGATCGCCTACGCGCTGGCCGGCACGATGGACTTCGACTTCGAGACCGACGCGCTGGGTCAGGACACGGACGGCAACGACGTGTTCCTGAAGGACATCTGGCCGACCGCCGACGAGGTCGAGCAGGTGATCGCCACGTCGATCAACCGGGAGATGTTCACCAAGGACTACGCCGATGTCTTCGCCGGTGACGAGCGCTGGCAGTCGCTGCCGACGCCCGAGGGCAAGACGTTCGACTGGGATCCCGAGTCGACCTACGTGCGCAAGCCCCCGTACTTCGACGGGATGGCCAAGGAGCCGTCGCCGGTCACCGACATCACCGGTGCCCGGGTGCTGGCCAAGCTGGGCGACTCGGTCACCACCGACCACATCTCCCCGGCCGGCTCGATCAAGGCGGACGGCCCGGCCGGCAAGTACCTGGCCGAGCACGGGGTCGACCGCAAGGACTACAACTCCTACGGTTCCCGCCGCGGCAACCACGAGGTGATGATCCGGGGCACGTTCGCCAACATCCGGCTGCGCAACCAGATCGCACCGGGCACCGAGGGCGGCTTCACCCGCGACTTCACCAAGGACGACGCGCCCGTCACGTCGATCTACGAGGCCTCCGAGGCGTACCTCGCCGCCGGGACGCCGCTGGTCATCCTGGCCGGCAAGGAGTACGGCTCGGGCTCGTCGCGCGACTGGGCCGCGAAGGGTACGGCGCTGCTCGGCGCGAAGGCCGTCATCACCGAGTCCTTCGAGCGCATCCACCGATCGAACCTGATCGGCATGGGCGTGCTGCCGCTGCAGTACCCGGAGGGCGAGAACGCGGAGTCCCTCGGCCTGACCGGCGAGGAGACCTTCGACATCACCGGCGTCACCGCGCTGAACGACGGCACGGTCCCGCGCACGGTGCACGTCAAGGTCACCGGCACCGACGGCTCGGTCAAGGAGTTCGACGCCGTGGTCCGGATCGACACCCCCGGCGAGGCGGACTACTACCGCAACGGCGGCATCCTGCAGTACGTGCTGCGCTCCTTGATCGCGAACTGA
- a CDS encoding Fic family protein: protein MEDRKLAEVVTLRPPLIADLPVRLASSVQAAAEDCIREISALDHSHGPHLKGLETLLLRTESVASSKIERIEASVNDFARALHGIRSNASATSMVAATAALVTMINSVEAGGDIEVQHLLTAHRALMAEDEHERAYAGRLRDMQNWIGGSDHSPRTALFVPPAAETVVGYLEDLVTFANRTDLPVLAQAAVAHAQFESIHPFTDGNGRIGRALINAVLRRRGATRQVVVPLASALVARRDEYFGLLTAYRTGRIEPIILAFSKAATAAARESQVTARRILEMPELWQMAVGGRRGSAVARLLDGLVAAPVFSAEEAAEAIGGPLSSVYSAIERLHGAGVIRPLTNRVRNQVWGVSDVLDEVEALGARIAAAAVN from the coding sequence ATGGAGGATCGCAAGCTGGCCGAGGTCGTCACCCTGCGGCCACCGCTGATCGCGGATCTGCCGGTCCGGTTGGCATCGTCGGTGCAGGCAGCGGCAGAGGACTGTATCCGGGAGATCTCCGCACTGGATCACTCACACGGTCCACACCTCAAGGGCCTCGAGACGCTGTTGCTGCGCACGGAATCCGTCGCTTCGTCGAAGATCGAGCGGATCGAGGCTTCCGTGAACGACTTCGCTCGTGCCCTGCACGGAATCCGCTCCAACGCTTCCGCCACGTCCATGGTCGCGGCCACGGCGGCGCTGGTGACGATGATCAACTCCGTCGAGGCCGGCGGGGACATCGAGGTCCAGCACCTGCTGACGGCGCACCGGGCGTTGATGGCCGAGGATGAACACGAGCGTGCCTACGCGGGTCGCCTACGGGACATGCAGAACTGGATCGGCGGTAGCGACCACTCGCCCCGTACCGCGTTGTTCGTGCCGCCGGCCGCCGAGACGGTCGTCGGCTATCTCGAGGATCTGGTCACGTTCGCCAACCGGACCGACCTTCCGGTGCTCGCTCAGGCGGCCGTGGCGCATGCACAGTTCGAGTCGATCCACCCGTTCACCGACGGCAACGGCCGCATCGGGCGCGCGCTGATCAACGCAGTACTCCGTCGCCGCGGCGCCACTCGCCAAGTGGTCGTGCCGTTGGCGTCGGCGCTCGTGGCCCGGCGCGACGAGTACTTCGGACTGCTGACCGCCTACCGGACGGGCCGGATCGAGCCGATCATCCTCGCCTTCTCGAAGGCGGCGACTGCCGCGGCCCGGGAGTCTCAGGTGACCGCGCGGCGCATCTTGGAGATGCCCGAGCTCTGGCAGATGGCTGTCGGCGGGCGCCGGGGAAGCGCGGTGGCTCGATTGCTGGACGGGCTGGTGGCTGCACCGGTTTTCTCTGCTGAGGAAGCGGCTGAAGCGATCGGCGGTCCGTTGAGCAGTGTCTACTCGGCCATCGAGCGGCTGCACGGAGCCGGTGTCATCCGTCCGCTCACCAACCGGGTTCGCAACCAGGTTTGGGGGGTGTCCGACGTGCTCGACGAGGTGGAGGCTCTCGGTGCCCGGATTGCGGCCGCCGCCGTGAACTGA